In one window of Caballeronia sp. TF1N1 DNA:
- a CDS encoding TetR/AcrR family transcriptional regulator — MEAKPPRRTRERILELSLKLFNDIGEPNVTTTTIAEEMEISPGNLYYHFRNKDDIINSIFAQFEQQIQKRLKFPDDHRPTIDEMWSYLQYMADFLWAYRFLYRDLNDLLARNRTLETHFKQIITHKVRFASQLCEALVADQEMVATPAEIEVIATNMGVISTYWLSYQYVMNPRKYNDQEAIRTELHQASLHIISIMAPYLRGRSRQLFDDLVSGKLPKRQYADFLPPREEAPPGAPKNVTPKDSR, encoded by the coding sequence ATGGAAGCCAAACCTCCCCGCCGTACCCGCGAACGGATTCTCGAGCTGTCGCTGAAGTTGTTCAACGATATCGGCGAGCCGAACGTCACTACCACGACGATCGCCGAGGAAATGGAAATTAGTCCAGGTAATCTGTACTACCATTTCCGGAACAAAGACGACATCATCAACAGCATCTTCGCGCAATTCGAGCAGCAGATTCAGAAGCGCCTGAAGTTCCCGGACGATCATCGTCCGACCATAGATGAAATGTGGTCGTACTTACAGTACATGGCCGATTTCCTGTGGGCGTATCGCTTTCTCTATCGCGATCTGAACGATCTGCTCGCGCGCAATCGCACGCTCGAAACGCACTTCAAGCAGATCATCACGCACAAGGTGCGCTTTGCCAGCCAGCTATGCGAAGCGCTCGTCGCCGATCAGGAAATGGTCGCGACGCCCGCGGAGATCGAGGTCATCGCGACCAATATGGGCGTGATCTCGACCTACTGGCTTTCGTATCAGTACGTGATGAACCCGCGCAAGTACAACGATCAGGAAGCGATCCGCACGGAGTTGCACCAGGCGAGTCTGCATATCATTTCGATCATGGCGCCGTATCTTCGCGGACGATCGCGCCAGCTCTTCGACGACCTCGTGTCCGGTAAACTGCCGAAGCGCCAGTACGCCGACTTCCTGCCGCCGCGCGAGGAAGCGCCGCCGGGTGCGCCGAAGAACGTAACACCGAAGGATTCCCGATAA
- a CDS encoding TIGR00730 family Rossman fold protein, giving the protein MKAVCVYCGSASGARPVYAEAAKAFGRALVEANLSLVYGGGRVGLMGLIADEVLAAGGRAIGVIPELLLAKEVGHTDLTELIVVPDMHERKKRMADLADAFVAMPGGVGTFEEFFEVFTWAQLGYHQKPVGLLDVNGYYDPLMAMLRHTVDEGFMREQYLELIQIAREPGEMITKLQHYTPRTLDKWNEKRDAV; this is encoded by the coding sequence ATGAAGGCTGTTTGTGTCTATTGCGGCTCCGCGAGCGGAGCCCGCCCTGTATATGCCGAAGCGGCCAAGGCGTTCGGCCGCGCGCTCGTCGAGGCCAACCTTTCGCTCGTGTATGGCGGCGGCCGCGTCGGTTTGATGGGCCTGATCGCCGATGAAGTGCTCGCCGCCGGCGGACGCGCAATCGGCGTCATTCCAGAGTTGCTGCTTGCGAAGGAAGTGGGCCATACGGACCTCACGGAACTGATCGTCGTGCCCGACATGCACGAGCGCAAGAAGCGCATGGCCGATCTCGCGGACGCGTTCGTCGCGATGCCCGGTGGTGTCGGCACTTTCGAGGAATTTTTCGAAGTGTTCACGTGGGCGCAGCTTGGTTATCATCAGAAGCCTGTTGGCCTGCTGGACGTGAACGGCTATTACGACCCGCTCATGGCCATGTTGCGCCATACCGTCGACGAAGGCTTCATGCGCGAGCAGTATCTAGAGCTCATACAGATTGCGCGCGAGCCCGGCGAGATGATCACGAAGCTGCAGCACTACACGCCGCGCACGCTCGACAAGTGGAACGAAAAGCGCGACGCGGTTTGA
- a CDS encoding SDR family oxidoreductase, with protein sequence MSKVILITGASRGIGRSAALLAGARGWSVGVNYANNASAADETVAAVQAAGGKAIAIQGDVCDEAAIIAMFDATEKAFGKLGGVVNNAGIVAPGSMLADMDIERMKRIFDTNVLGAFLCAREAARRLSTSRGGKGGALVNVSSAAARLGGPGEYVDYAASKGAIDTLTIGLSKELGREGVRVNAIRPGLIETEIHASGGKPDRAQVLGGQTPIGRAGSADEVGEAIVWLLSDAASYVTGALIDVAGGR encoded by the coding sequence ATGTCCAAAGTCATCCTGATTACGGGCGCGAGCCGCGGCATCGGCCGCTCGGCAGCGCTGCTCGCGGGCGCGCGCGGCTGGTCGGTCGGCGTGAACTATGCGAATAACGCCAGTGCCGCCGATGAAACCGTCGCCGCGGTGCAAGCCGCTGGCGGCAAGGCGATCGCCATTCAGGGCGACGTGTGCGACGAGGCGGCGATCATCGCGATGTTCGATGCCACCGAGAAGGCGTTCGGCAAGCTCGGTGGCGTGGTGAATAACGCGGGCATCGTCGCGCCCGGCTCCATGCTCGCGGACATGGATATCGAGCGCATGAAACGTATTTTCGATACCAATGTGCTCGGCGCGTTTCTTTGCGCTCGTGAAGCGGCGCGGCGGCTTTCCACTTCGCGTGGTGGCAAGGGCGGGGCGCTCGTGAATGTTTCTTCGGCGGCCGCCAGATTAGGCGGCCCGGGGGAGTATGTCGATTATGCGGCTTCCAAAGGGGCTATCGATACACTCACCATCGGGCTTTCCAAAGAGCTCGGGCGCGAAGGGGTGAGGGTCAATGCCATTCGGCCAGGTCTCATCGAGACCGAGATTCACGCTAGTGGTGGTAAGCCCGATCGGGCTCAGGTGCTGGGTGGGCAGACGCCTATCGGGCGCGCCGGGTCCGCCGATGAAGTCGGCGAGGCTATCGTCTGGCTACTCTCCGATGCCGCTTCTTATGTCACCGGGGCTTTGATCGATGTCGCCGGTGGGCGGTGA